A single Calypte anna isolate BGI_N300 chromosome 5A, bCalAnn1_v1.p, whole genome shotgun sequence DNA region contains:
- the GLRX5 gene encoding glutaredoxin-related protein 5, mitochondrial, which produces MSWVLRAACGLGAAAARCRGGRALSQAAGEGGGAEGSGGGSGSREAVERLVREHPVVVFMKGSPAQPLCGFSNAVVQILRLHGVEDYRAHDVLQDPDLRQGIKNYSNWPTIPQVFLNGEFVGGCDILLQMHQNGDLVEELKKLGIRSALLDAEKDQDKK; this is translated from the exons ATGAGCTGGGTGCTGCGCGCAGCCTGCGGGTTGGGCGCTGCCGCCGCGCGGTGCCGTGGCGGGCGGGCGCTGAGCCAGGCGGCCGGGGAGGGCGGCGGGGCCGAGGGGAGCGGCGGCGGCTCGGGGTCGCGAGAGGCGGTGGAGCGGCTGGTGCGGGAGCATCCGGTGGTGGTGTTCATGAAGGGCAGCCCGGCGCAGCCCCTCTGCGGCTTCAGCAACGCTGTCGTGCAGATCCTGCGCCTGCACGGCGTGGAGGACTACCGGGCTCATGACGTCCTGCAGGACCCCGACCTCCGCCAAG GAATAAAAAACTACTCTAACTGGCCTACAATCCCCCAAGTATTCCTCAATGGTGAATTCGTTGGTGGTTGTGATATACTCCTCCAGATGCATCAGAATGGAGATCTTGtagaagagctgaagaaattAGGTATCCGTTCAGCACTTCTGGATGCAGAAAAAGaccaagacaaaaaataa